Proteins encoded together in one Bacteroides ovatus window:
- a CDS encoding transporter substrate-binding domain-containing protein, whose amino-acid sequence MVSRPKLRLFRYLVPVIIVLAFIFSFRQCGKQEKPAGHPRDYAAIAKEGIIRVATEYNSISFYVDSDTVSGFHYELIQAFARDKGLKTEITPIMSFEERLEGLSEGRYDVIAYGILATSKLKDSLLLTSPIFLNKQVLVQRKEIGENDSLYIRTQLDLAQRTLHVVKGSPSILRIQNLGNEIGDTIYIKEIDKYGSEQLISMVAHGDIDYAVCDESIALAAADSLPQIDINTAISFTQFYSWAVSKQSPALLDSLNTWLDKFQKEKEYQKIYKKYYDKE is encoded by the coding sequence ATGGTATCACGCCCCAAATTGAGACTGTTCAGATATTTAGTGCCAGTGATTATTGTATTGGCATTTATCTTCTCTTTCCGTCAATGCGGTAAGCAAGAAAAACCTGCGGGACATCCGCGTGATTATGCTGCCATTGCCAAGGAGGGTATCATACGTGTAGCTACCGAATATAATTCCATCAGTTTTTATGTAGACAGTGACACCGTTTCCGGTTTTCATTACGAACTGATACAGGCATTCGCCCGGGACAAAGGACTCAAAACCGAAATAACACCTATTATGAGTTTCGAAGAGCGGTTGGAAGGATTAAGCGAGGGACGTTATGACGTGATTGCTTATGGCATATTAGCCACCAGCAAGTTAAAAGACTCTCTGCTTCTCACCTCTCCCATTTTCCTCAACAAGCAAGTGCTGGTGCAACGCAAAGAAATTGGAGAGAATGATTCACTCTATATCCGCACCCAACTGGATTTAGCCCAGCGAACACTTCATGTCGTAAAAGGCTCCCCCTCTATTTTGCGTATTCAGAATCTAGGCAATGAGATCGGAGATACTATCTACATCAAGGAGATTGATAAATACGGTTCCGAACAATTGATATCAATGGTAGCGCATGGAGACATCGACTATGCCGTTTGCGACGAAAGCATTGCACTGGCAGCAGCAGATTCGTTGCCGCAAATAGATATTAATACAGCTATCAGCTTCACGCAGTTCTACTCATGGGCAGTCAGTAAACAATCCCCCGCCTTACTCGATAGTTTGAATACATGGCTGGATAAATTCCAAAAGGAAAAGGAATACCAAAAGATTTATAAGAAATACTATGATAAAGAATAA
- a CDS encoding alginate lyase family protein gives MKNLLVCTLLFAYAFTLNAQVANTRIYAAEKLAKVKEKADSPLYAPAVKTLLRDADKALKMTPPSVMDKTMTADSGDKHDYMSMGPYWWPDPSKPDGLPYIRKDGQRNPELDKLDRNKLGDMSKAVTTLGLAYYFSGDEKYAQKAVDFLNVWFLDAKTKMNPHLTYGQTIPGKNKGMGRGAGMIDIYSFTEMIDAMTLMENSKAFTPKVKKGMKEWFTQLVEWMQTSPVAAEEQRAKNNHGLAYDVQLTAYALYTGNQDLAMKTIQEFPEKRLFAQIEPDGKQPLELARTTALGYTIFNLGHMLDMCSIASTLGQDIYNATSQDGRSITAALKFLIPYIGKPQSEWPYQQIKEWDKKQEEACWILRRASFFDPKAGYEAIGAQFRETPANKRIHLIYSLE, from the coding sequence ATGAAAAACTTATTAGTATGCACATTATTGTTCGCCTATGCTTTCACACTGAACGCACAGGTAGCCAACACCCGCATCTATGCTGCGGAAAAATTAGCCAAAGTAAAAGAAAAAGCCGATTCACCTCTATATGCCCCTGCCGTCAAAACTCTTTTAAGAGATGCCGACAAGGCTTTGAAGATGACTCCGCCGTCCGTAATGGACAAAACAATGACAGCAGATAGCGGAGACAAACACGATTATATGAGCATGGGCCCTTACTGGTGGCCGGATCCATCCAAACCGGACGGTTTGCCCTATATCCGTAAAGACGGACAAAGAAATCCGGAATTGGATAAGCTCGACCGCAACAAACTGGGAGATATGTCGAAAGCAGTCACCACACTGGGACTTGCCTATTACTTCTCCGGTGATGAGAAATATGCGCAAAAAGCCGTAGACTTCCTGAATGTCTGGTTTCTGGACGCCAAGACGAAGATGAATCCGCACCTCACTTACGGACAAACCATTCCCGGAAAGAATAAAGGCATGGGACGTGGTGCAGGTATGATCGATATTTACTCGTTCACGGAAATGATTGACGCCATGACATTAATGGAGAACTCGAAAGCATTTACTCCCAAAGTAAAGAAAGGGATGAAAGAATGGTTCACGCAACTAGTGGAATGGATGCAGACCAGTCCCGTAGCTGCCGAAGAACAGAGAGCAAAGAACAATCACGGTCTGGCTTATGACGTGCAACTGACAGCTTATGCTCTATATACAGGCAATCAAGACCTTGCCATGAAAACCATTCAGGAGTTTCCCGAAAAGCGTTTGTTCGCACAGATAGAACCAGACGGCAAACAACCGTTGGAACTTGCACGCACTACTGCCCTGGGATATACGATCTTCAATCTGGGACACATGCTCGATATGTGTTCAATCGCCTCCACGCTGGGACAAGATATTTACAACGCTACCAGCCAGGACGGACGTTCCATCACGGCAGCACTGAAATTTCTGATTCCATATATCGGCAAACCACAGAGCGAATGGCCTTACCAACAAATCAAGGAATGGGACAAGAAACAGGAAGAAGCCTGCTGGATTCTTCGCCGTGCATCGTTCTTTGATCCGAAAGCCGGATATGAAGCCATCGGCGCTCAATTCCGCGAGACACCCGCTAACAAAAGAATTCATTTAATCTATAGTTTAGAATAA
- a CDS encoding two-component regulator propeller domain-containing protein → MIKNNLISITLKLLFHTRSFSFIAFLIFLSICFPRAYATESGIFNFSNINLKNGLSQLSVLAIAQDSKGYIWFATRNGLNKYDGEKFTIYKHDNDDPHSLSDNHITCLLPDDANEGLWVGTNNGLNYINLKTNQITKYQTDDYPNMPGNNIAVLQFDQSGNLWVGTRTGLCIWQPRSGEFKKKYSDHVPENEAIMQLYIDAEKRLYIGTHRHGLFICTPEMELIQQLNKSTQPALSDDAISCIFEDSQHQVWIGTETRGLNKWNPKTKDLSIYNQKNSGLTNDYIRCITEQDQKLIIGTFDGLSILDLRNDDISKYNRFDANQNSLSHFSVRSIYIDREKTLWVGTYSGGVNYYNPLNNRFIFYHPVENNNQKLYNIFGTMVYDSTSLWIATEGGGLMQFNPITKEYTNFLIEQTSKGLFNKNIIKSLLLDGDYIWCGTSTGGVYKFHIPSKKFTLVYSFGREKNFAIYTFYKDAENNLWIGTTADKGLVKLSPDGKITNQFPYGKEKKEFVNFTSLRSFLALNAHTFLIGTRSFGLYEYDMQKGTVLRCNMSETNPNQKLENNYITSMVRKANGEIWFSTFGGGIYLYKQGTGVVKHIGKKEGLPNNEVYAMVEHNNNLWISVDKEIAELNTKTGQIRSYDCFVGSETLEFTPQGVISLPHGEVYFSGSNGFLSFTPGSLLKNNTMPPVVLTQLTVNNKVITPNDDTHLLDSAPDDTQTLVLAYNQNNFSIAYSALNYILHEQNQYAYKLSGHDEDWNYVGSRKEAFYTNIAPGKYTFQVIASNNDGVWNETGKKMEIIIRSPWWGTPLAYILYVLSALGIMFTIGYYMYSKHKLELDLRMKQMEKQRMEEFHQTKLHLFTNFSHELRTPLTLIISPLEELMKRAEVPQFIRTQLDMILKNARRLLLLVNQLMDLQKNQSGNLTLQLSQSDLNAFLLEIFYTFRQIAESKQIRFEYQAPQGEVTACFDQGLLEKAVFNLLSNAFKFTVPGDTITLRLLLITDIDTLRQEHSDWLSEHSPLITTHQGSYLVIQVADTGKGIPEDERTQIFTPFYQVGHTTGSENMNGTGIGLSLTQSVVHLHHGEIGVTANTPKGSVFTILLPNHTMTEEEVANTAVLSGKNNEQVEKGMSGTIDSENTISGTTPSLPGKTVLLVEDNEEIRSYVKGHLEQYYNVLEADNGSDAFEIVLKEFPDLVVTDIMMPGIDGLELCALIKNNLQTGHIPVILLTARTMVMHVKEGFLSGADDYVVKPFNIDVLLVRIYNLLAQREKLKSVYSKNFSLQSMGIEVETTSADEKFMQKLFKIIEKYLTDPDLKVDKICEEMGFSRSNLYRKLKAITDLPLNDLIRHKRLEIATQMLKQTEMNITEIATATGFSTLAYFTKCFKSAYGVSPSEYQKSYSGHTDIDTIRE, encoded by the coding sequence ATGATAAAGAATAACCTTATTTCTATTACACTAAAACTTCTATTCCATACACGTTCATTTTCTTTTATTGCTTTCTTGATTTTCCTGTCTATCTGCTTTCCACGGGCTTATGCCACAGAAAGCGGAATATTCAATTTCTCGAATATCAATCTCAAGAATGGCTTGTCGCAACTATCAGTCCTTGCCATTGCACAAGACTCCAAAGGTTATATCTGGTTTGCAACCCGCAATGGATTAAACAAATACGACGGAGAGAAATTTACTATATATAAGCATGATAACGATGATCCTCATTCATTGTCGGACAATCATATCACTTGCCTGTTGCCGGACGATGCAAACGAGGGATTGTGGGTAGGTACTAATAACGGGCTTAACTATATCAATCTCAAAACCAATCAGATTACCAAATATCAGACGGACGATTATCCAAACATGCCAGGAAACAACATTGCCGTTCTTCAATTTGACCAGTCCGGTAATCTATGGGTTGGTACCCGAACAGGGTTATGTATATGGCAACCTCGTTCCGGGGAATTCAAGAAGAAATATTCCGACCATGTCCCGGAGAATGAAGCAATCATGCAGCTTTATATTGATGCAGAAAAACGGCTTTATATTGGTACTCATCGTCACGGATTATTTATCTGTACACCTGAAATGGAGTTGATTCAGCAACTCAATAAAAGCACACAGCCTGCCCTGTCGGACGATGCAATCAGTTGTATTTTCGAAGACTCCCAACATCAGGTATGGATAGGAACAGAAACCAGGGGACTGAATAAATGGAACCCGAAGACCAAAGACTTATCTATCTACAATCAGAAAAACAGCGGACTGACAAATGACTATATCCGTTGCATCACCGAGCAGGACCAGAAATTGATTATCGGGACGTTCGACGGACTTAGTATTCTGGATTTAAGAAACGATGATATATCCAAGTACAACCGGTTCGATGCTAATCAGAACAGTCTAAGTCATTTTTCCGTCCGCAGTATCTACATCGACCGGGAGAAAACGCTCTGGGTAGGTACTTATTCCGGTGGTGTGAACTACTATAACCCGCTCAATAACCGGTTCATCTTCTACCATCCGGTAGAAAATAACAACCAGAAGTTATATAATATCTTTGGTACAATGGTGTATGATTCCACTTCATTGTGGATTGCAACAGAGGGAGGAGGACTGATGCAGTTCAATCCTATCACCAAGGAATATACCAACTTCCTGATTGAGCAGACATCCAAAGGATTGTTCAACAAGAACATCATCAAATCCCTTTTACTGGACGGAGACTATATCTGGTGTGGCACAAGTACCGGAGGAGTCTATAAATTCCATATTCCTTCCAAAAAATTCACATTAGTATATTCATTCGGCCGGGAAAAAAACTTTGCCATCTATACTTTTTATAAAGATGCAGAGAATAATCTATGGATAGGGACGACAGCCGACAAAGGACTGGTTAAACTGTCTCCGGACGGAAAAATCACCAATCAGTTCCCGTATGGCAAAGAGAAAAAGGAATTCGTCAACTTCACCAGCCTACGGAGCTTCCTGGCACTGAATGCTCACACCTTTCTGATAGGAACCCGCTCGTTCGGACTTTACGAATATGATATGCAAAAGGGAACGGTGCTCCGTTGCAACATGTCAGAGACAAATCCCAATCAGAAACTCGAAAATAACTACATCACTTCCATGGTGCGCAAAGCGAACGGAGAAATCTGGTTCAGCACTTTCGGAGGAGGAATATACCTGTATAAACAAGGAACAGGTGTCGTCAAACATATTGGCAAGAAAGAGGGACTACCCAATAATGAGGTATATGCCATGGTGGAGCACAACAACAACTTATGGATTAGTGTCGATAAGGAAATAGCCGAACTTAATACCAAGACCGGGCAGATACGCAGTTATGACTGTTTTGTCGGTTCCGAAACGTTGGAGTTTACACCGCAGGGAGTCATTAGTCTGCCCCACGGTGAGGTCTACTTTAGTGGAAGTAATGGTTTCCTTTCTTTTACTCCCGGCTCTCTTCTAAAGAATAATACCATGCCACCGGTAGTACTTACCCAACTGACCGTAAACAATAAGGTAATCACACCGAATGATGATACTCATTTGCTGGATAGTGCCCCGGACGATACGCAAACATTGGTTCTTGCCTACAATCAGAATAATTTTTCCATTGCGTACAGTGCCTTGAACTATATTCTGCACGAACAGAACCAATATGCCTATAAACTCTCCGGTCACGACGAAGACTGGAATTACGTAGGTAGTCGTAAAGAAGCATTCTATACCAACATCGCTCCAGGAAAATATACATTCCAGGTCATAGCATCCAACAATGACGGCGTATGGAATGAAACCGGAAAGAAAATGGAAATCATCATTCGTTCTCCGTGGTGGGGAACGCCGCTGGCCTATATCCTTTATGTCCTATCCGCATTGGGAATCATGTTTACTATCGGCTATTATATGTACAGTAAGCATAAACTGGAACTAGACCTGCGCATGAAGCAAATGGAGAAACAACGCATGGAAGAATTCCATCAGACAAAGCTACACCTGTTCACCAACTTCTCGCATGAGCTACGTACTCCGCTGACACTTATTATCAGCCCGCTGGAAGAGTTGATGAAACGGGCAGAAGTTCCCCAGTTTATCAGAACACAACTGGACATGATTCTGAAAAATGCCCGCCGATTATTACTTCTCGTCAATCAATTGATGGATTTACAGAAGAACCAGAGTGGTAATCTCACCCTCCAACTGTCTCAAAGCGACCTGAATGCTTTCCTGCTCGAAATATTCTACACATTCAGGCAGATTGCCGAAAGCAAACAGATTCGTTTCGAATATCAGGCTCCTCAAGGCGAGGTGACAGCCTGCTTCGATCAGGGCTTACTCGAAAAAGCCGTTTTCAATTTATTGTCGAATGCTTTTAAATTCACAGTACCGGGAGATACAATCACGCTGCGTTTACTGCTGATTACAGATATAGACACTCTCCGCCAGGAACATAGCGACTGGCTATCGGAACATTCTCCGCTTATCACCACCCATCAGGGAAGTTATTTAGTGATTCAGGTAGCAGATACGGGAAAAGGAATTCCAGAAGATGAACGTACCCAAATCTTCACTCCTTTCTACCAGGTCGGTCACACGACAGGTAGCGAGAATATGAATGGCACAGGTATCGGATTAAGCCTGACTCAATCTGTCGTTCATCTGCATCACGGAGAAATTGGAGTCACAGCCAATACTCCCAAGGGAAGCGTATTCACTATCCTATTACCGAACCACACCATGACAGAAGAAGAGGTGGCGAATACTGCCGTTCTCTCGGGAAAAAACAATGAACAAGTAGAAAAGGGTATGTCCGGAACCATTGATTCCGAAAACACCATTTCCGGAACCACTCCATCCCTACCCGGCAAAACGGTTCTATTAGTAGAAGACAATGAAGAGATACGAAGTTACGTAAAAGGACACCTGGAACAATATTACAACGTATTGGAAGCCGACAACGGTTCGGATGCTTTTGAAATTGTCCTGAAAGAATTTCCCGACCTGGTAGTGACGGACATTATGATGCCCGGTATCGACGGACTGGAACTTTGCGCACTTATCAAGAACAATCTGCAGACGGGACACATTCCCGTTATTCTACTCACTGCCCGCACGATGGTGATGCACGTCAAAGAGGGATTCTTGTCGGGAGCAGACGATTATGTGGTTAAACCATTTAATATTGATGTTCTGCTGGTACGTATCTACAATCTTCTGGCACAGCGGGAAAAGCTAAAATCCGTATATAGCAAAAACTTCTCCCTGCAATCCATGGGAATTGAAGTGGAAACGACCTCCGCCGATGAGAAATTCATGCAGAAACTATTTAAAATCATTGAAAAGTATCTCACCGACCCCGATTTGAAAGTAGACAAAATCTGTGAAGAGATGGGATTCAGCCGGAGCAATCTTTACCGGAAACTGAAAGCTATCACCGACCTGCCGTTGAATGACCTTATCCGTCATAAACGTTTGGAGATAGCTACACAAATGCTGAAGCAAACAGAAATGAACATTACCGAAATTGCAACGGCCACGGGATTCAGTACTCTCGCCTACTTCACGAAATGTTTCAAATCAGCTTACGGTGTTTCTCCATCGGAATATCAAAAGTCATATTCAGGCCATACAGATATTGATACCATCCGGGAATAG
- a CDS encoding glycoside hydrolase family 2 TIM barrel-domain containing protein: protein MKRLSSIFILFILLILPLNATIPTQQRIRLTDSWEYLKGDLGSIWEAVRPAAPGSSEAVPIWQQVTLPHCFNAEDAVDPDINYYQGAGWYRTQLSIKNPYLNGRVILEFEGAGQKTEVYVYTYKVASHTGGYDGWSVDITEAVQQALANPDCAKRFNGRIPLSVRCDNTRDTEMIPSDLSDFNLYGGLYRYVNLIYQPEVSFSNIQINTPVEKDMKNASLKIQGTFHNPNDIRQASIHLLLKAPNGEKVWEQTTTVLPLGTNPLFETTIKNPILWSPDQPQLYTCELTLTTPQSKQTITESIGFRHFEFIENGPFQLNGERLLLRGTHRHEDHAGVGAAMTEEQMEAEMKLIKEMGVNFIRLGHYQQSDIILRLCDQLGILVWEEIPWCRGGLGGEKYQAQARRMLTNMITQHRNHPSVILWGLGNENDWPNDFSTFEQSAIRAFMKELNDLSHQLDPSRMTSIRRCDFCNDIVDVYSPSIWAGWYRGQFTDYKSISEKEMKRVKHFLHVEWGGDSHAGRHSEYPFNPLQAIMGGNSADERAGDFALQGGDPRASRDGDWSETYIVKLFDWHLKEQETMPWLTGTAFWVFKDFSTPLRPDNPVPYVNQKGVVERDLTKKEAYYVFQSYWTKQPMIHIYGHNWRTRWGKVNEEKEILVYSNCAAVELFVNGVSQGVKQRNSQDFPAAGLHWNCILKAGENNIKAVAVKGLGKGNMKAAITDEISFNYQTEEWSNPKQLKLKTYPDKGSIVWVEAQLTDNKGIPCLDAANVISFEAAGDGKLIQNLGTSTGSRRVQAYNGRAAIRIDLNGTCQVAVKSPGIQTAFIEVKAE from the coding sequence ATGAAAAGATTATCTTCTATATTCATCCTGTTCATTCTGCTGATACTCCCGTTGAATGCCACGATTCCGACTCAACAAAGAATCCGGCTGACAGACTCATGGGAATACCTGAAAGGTGACCTTGGAAGCATTTGGGAAGCAGTACGTCCCGCCGCTCCCGGTTCTTCCGAAGCAGTGCCTATCTGGCAACAGGTTACCCTACCCCACTGTTTCAATGCAGAAGATGCAGTAGACCCGGATATCAATTATTATCAGGGCGCAGGATGGTATCGCACGCAGCTTTCTATCAAGAATCCATATCTCAATGGACGCGTCATACTGGAGTTTGAGGGAGCAGGACAAAAAACGGAAGTGTATGTCTATACGTATAAAGTAGCCAGTCACACAGGAGGCTACGACGGTTGGAGTGTCGATATCACCGAAGCCGTTCAACAAGCCCTTGCCAACCCGGATTGCGCTAAACGCTTCAATGGCAGAATTCCATTGTCCGTTCGTTGCGATAATACCAGAGATACGGAGATGATTCCGTCCGACCTGTCAGATTTCAACTTATACGGCGGCCTTTATCGCTACGTGAATCTGATTTACCAGCCCGAAGTGTCTTTCAGCAATATACAGATAAATACCCCTGTAGAGAAAGATATGAAAAACGCTTCTCTAAAGATACAAGGAACATTCCATAACCCGAATGATATTCGCCAGGCAAGCATTCACCTTTTATTAAAGGCGCCTAATGGAGAAAAGGTATGGGAACAGACAACGACGGTTCTTCCGTTGGGAACAAATCCCCTGTTCGAGACAACGATTAAGAATCCGATTCTGTGGAGTCCCGACCAGCCTCAACTCTATACCTGCGAACTGACATTGACTACTCCTCAAAGTAAACAGACTATTACAGAATCCATCGGATTCCGTCACTTTGAATTCATTGAAAACGGACCTTTCCAGTTGAATGGAGAACGTCTGCTGTTAAGAGGAACCCATCGGCATGAAGACCATGCCGGAGTAGGCGCCGCTATGACAGAAGAACAAATGGAAGCGGAAATGAAACTGATTAAAGAGATGGGAGTCAACTTTATCCGTTTGGGACATTACCAACAATCGGACATCATCCTCCGTTTATGCGATCAGTTAGGCATTTTGGTATGGGAAGAAATACCCTGGTGCAGAGGTGGACTGGGAGGAGAGAAATATCAGGCACAAGCGCGCCGGATGCTGACCAACATGATTACCCAGCATCGCAATCATCCCTCCGTCATCCTTTGGGGATTGGGAAATGAAAATGACTGGCCCAATGATTTTTCAACATTCGAGCAATCGGCCATCCGCGCTTTCATGAAAGAGTTGAATGACTTGTCACACCAACTCGATCCGTCACGTATGACTTCCATCCGCAGATGTGATTTCTGCAATGATATTGTAGATGTCTATTCTCCCTCCATTTGGGCAGGCTGGTATCGCGGACAATTTACAGACTACAAGAGTATTTCGGAGAAAGAGATGAAACGGGTGAAACATTTCCTGCATGTAGAATGGGGAGGTGACTCACATGCCGGACGTCATTCCGAATATCCTTTCAACCCGCTACAAGCAATTATGGGTGGAAACAGTGCCGACGAACGGGCAGGCGACTTCGCCCTGCAAGGCGGAGATCCCCGTGCTTCCAGAGATGGAGACTGGTCGGAAACGTATATCGTAAAACTATTCGACTGGCACCTGAAAGAGCAAGAAACAATGCCTTGGCTGACAGGAACCGCCTTTTGGGTATTCAAAGATTTCTCCACCCCTCTCCGCCCCGATAATCCGGTGCCATACGTCAATCAGAAAGGAGTGGTAGAACGGGATCTTACTAAAAAAGAAGCCTACTACGTCTTCCAGTCTTACTGGACTAAACAGCCTATGATTCATATTTACGGTCATAACTGGCGGACCCGATGGGGCAAAGTGAACGAAGAAAAAGAGATTCTGGTATATTCCAACTGTGCAGCAGTAGAGCTGTTCGTGAACGGCGTCAGTCAGGGAGTCAAGCAACGCAACAGCCAGGATTTTCCGGCAGCGGGACTTCACTGGAACTGCATACTGAAAGCAGGAGAAAATAACATAAAAGCGGTTGCAGTGAAAGGACTCGGTAAAGGTAACATGAAAGCAGCCATTACGGATGAAATAAGTTTCAACTACCAGACAGAAGAATGGAGCAATCCGAAACAGCTGAAGTTGAAGACATACCCCGATAAAGGTTCTATCGTATGGGTGGAAGCCCAGCTGACAGACAACAAAGGGATCCCCTGCCTGGACGCGGCAAATGTAATCTCATTTGAAGCTGCGGGAGACGGAAAACTGATTCAGAACTTAGGAACATCCACCGGCTCCCGGAGAGTACAGGCTTATAATGGCAGAGCTGCAATTCGCATTGACTTGAACGGCACATGCCAGGTAGCTGTAAAATCACCGGGCATTCAAACTGCTTTCATCGAAGTGAAAGCCGAATAG
- a CDS encoding glycoside hydrolase family 88 protein — protein METKIKNYLLVFGLGIITLTSCNHSKEQDIVASNFAFAEQQLKYALTQIDEARANESQESREKRESKGWGELTNPRSIKPDGSLELVVSKDWTSGFFPGELWYLYEYTHNPYWKEQAQKHTEILEREKNNGKTHDMGFKMYCSYGNGYRLTGDSTYKDILLQSARTLITRYKPVIGCIRSWDHHADKWQFPVIIDNMLNLELLFWAFRETNDSTYYNIAVNHALTTMKNHFREDNSCYHVVEYDTINGTVRSKMTHQGYSDESAWARGQAWALYGYTMCYRETGRPEFLQQAEKVEKYIFNNPTLPADLIPYWDFNAPGIPNEPRDASAASCMASALYELSTYVPEKKEQYKQEADKILQNLTHSYRAQLNGDKGFLLLHSTGSKPHDSEIDVPLSYADYYFLEALLRKAKLEKEESLF, from the coding sequence ATGGAAACAAAGATTAAAAACTACTTGTTAGTCTTCGGACTTGGAATTATCACACTTACCAGTTGTAATCACTCTAAAGAGCAAGATATCGTTGCTTCTAACTTCGCATTTGCCGAACAGCAATTAAAATACGCACTGACTCAAATAGACGAGGCACGTGCCAATGAATCACAAGAGAGTAGAGAAAAGAGAGAAAGTAAGGGCTGGGGGGAATTAACCAATCCCCGCAGTATCAAACCGGACGGTTCACTGGAACTGGTTGTTTCTAAAGACTGGACCAGTGGATTCTTCCCCGGTGAGCTTTGGTATCTATATGAGTACACGCACAATCCATATTGGAAAGAGCAGGCGCAGAAACATACAGAAATTCTGGAACGCGAAAAAAATAACGGAAAGACACACGACATGGGCTTCAAGATGTATTGCAGCTATGGAAACGGTTATCGTCTGACCGGAGATTCCACTTATAAAGATATTCTGTTGCAATCCGCACGCACCCTGATTACCCGTTACAAACCGGTAATCGGCTGTATCCGTTCCTGGGACCACCATGCAGACAAATGGCAATTCCCCGTTATCATCGATAATATGCTGAATCTTGAACTTCTGTTCTGGGCATTCCGCGAAACGAACGACTCCACCTATTATAATATAGCAGTCAACCATGCACTCACTACCATGAAGAATCACTTCCGTGAAGACAACAGCTGTTATCATGTAGTAGAATACGATACCATTAACGGAACGGTACGCAGCAAAATGACGCATCAAGGATATTCCGACGAATCAGCATGGGCACGCGGACAAGCATGGGCCTTATACGGATACACCATGTGCTATCGTGAAACCGGCAGACCCGAATTCCTGCAACAGGCGGAGAAAGTGGAGAAATACATCTTCAACAATCCGACCCTGCCGGCAGACCTGATTCCTTATTGGGACTTTAACGCACCCGGAATACCAAACGAACCCCGTGATGCATCCGCTGCATCCTGTATGGCATCCGCCCTTTATGAACTAAGCACATACGTTCCAGAAAAGAAAGAACAATACAAGCAGGAAGCCGATAAGATTCTCCAGAATCTGACGCATAGCTATCGTGCGCAACTAAACGGAGATAAAGGATTCTTGTTGCTGCACAGCACAGGTTCCAAACCACACGACAGCGAAATAGATGTCCCGCTTTCATACGCCGACTATTATTTCCTGGAAGCCTTGCTCCGCAAAGCAAAATTAGAAAAGGAAGAAAGTCTTTTCTAA